A window of Synechococcus sp. WH 8109 genomic DNA:
TCTGCGCCTCGGGGTTGGAGCCAACGCAGTGATGGCCTTGGCTGGGTTTTCCGCCCATGTGCTCACCGGATCCTCGGCCCTGCTCTTGGACGGCCTTTATTCCGCTGTGTTGGTGGGGTCGTCCTTGATTGCCAGTCGCATCAGCCTCAACGTGGTCCGGCCGCCGGATCGAGCCTGGCCCTACGGCTACGAGGGCCAGGAAGCCCTGTACGTGCTGTTTCGCTCCCTGGTGCTGCTCGGGGTGATCGGCTTTGGCGTCGGCAGCTCCTGCTCCACCTTGATCGATTGGTGGCGGGGAATAAGCATTGCGCCGCTGCATCTGGAGCCGGTGGCGCTCTACACCGCTTTGATGACAGCGCTCTGTGGACTGCTGGCCTGGCGGCACCGCAGGGATTGGCGCCGCACGGGTCGGGTGTCGCTGCTGCTATTCACAGAGGCCCGCAATGCCCGGATCGATGCTGTGATCACCTTGGCCACCGGTCTGGCCCTGCTGGCGTCGCCGCTGCTCTTGGCAACGCCCTTGTCTGCCCTTGCGCCGATCACCGATGCCCTGCTGGTGCTGGCGGTGAGCCTGGC
This region includes:
- a CDS encoding cation transporter codes for the protein MTTPAEARRIEQRSLRLGVGANAVMALAGFSAHVLTGSSALLLDGLYSAVLVGSSLIASRISLNVVRPPDRAWPYGYEGQEALYVLFRSLVLLGVIGFGVGSSCSTLIDWWRGISIAPLHLEPVALYTALMTALCGLLAWRHRRDWRRTGRVSLLLFTEARNARIDAVITLATGLALLASPLLLATPLSALAPITDALLVLAVSLALLREPLAALRDAMTQAAGCAADPDVLQRTRLVLMQELVGLQLQMMDFTVQQLGRTAFVVVYINPLQPQESRVIDGLRHHIDARCSAELGRPVRSEVILTVMPPIHRQDPRPQTAP